A genome region from Arachis duranensis cultivar V14167 chromosome 8, aradu.V14167.gnm2.J7QH, whole genome shotgun sequence includes the following:
- the LOC107463372 gene encoding putative RING-H2 finger protein ATL21A: MGILIKKILSLLFIYPLILASDCEFSWCESMLIRFPFQLQSNQLQRPYCGYPGFKLICTNDAKTVLDLPFSGEFYVRNINYLTQQIQIYDPDQCLPKRLLSLNLSGTPFIAMLSRNYTFLSCNSRNAAPRSVPIDCLSNSTYFVSAVPSGDLANNSLPVSCKVIGRLSVPFSSTTFVRNLGDDLIQDLQLTWNKPDCRVCESQGKLCQFENNTSDRIRCSDDYNTGGTSRGLLAFRIITLCIIGPACIFAVVFACCVCYRDRVSNANAARRALQLAAITPHPPEPPITTTLGLDETTIDSYEKLVLGESKRVPGPNNGTCWICLAEYNSKETIRCIPECKHCFHSDCIDEWLRMNSTCPVCRNTPIPSPSPLHDIMSSSAP, translated from the exons ATGGGAATCCTAATCAAGAAAatcctttctcttctcttcatctaCCCTCTAATATTAGCTTCTGACTGCGAATTTTCTTGGTGTGAAAGCATGCTCATTCGTTTCCCCTTTCAACTACAAAGCAACCAGCTTCAACGTCCTTATTGTGGTTACCCTGGTTTCAAATTAATCTGCACCAATGACGCCAAAACAGTTCTAGATCTTCCATTCTCTGGAGAATTCTATGTACGCAACATAAACTATCTAACACAGCAGATACAAATCTATGACCCTGATCAGTGCCTTCCAAAACGTCTTCTAAGCCTCAATCTTTCGGGTACCCCCTTCATTGCCATGTTGAGTCGCAACTACACTTTCTTAAGCTGCAATTCTCGCAACGCAGCGCCGCGGTCCGTTCCCATTGATTGCCTGAGCAATTCAACATATTTTGTATCTGCTGTGCCTTCAGGGGACTTGGCCAATAATTCATTGCCAGTTTCATGCAAAGTTATTGGAAGGCTTTCAGTTCCATTTTCAAGCACAACGTTTGTGAGGAATCTTGGTGATGATCTCATCCAAGATCTTCAATTAACATGGAATAAACCTGATTGCAGAGTATGTGAATCACAAGGAAAATTGTGTCAATTTGAGAACAATACCAGTGATAGAATTCGTTGCTCCGATGATTACAATACAG GTGGTACATCAAGGGGACTTTTAGCCTTCAGAATAATCACATTATGCATAATTGGACCAGCTTGTATCTTTGCTGTTGTGTTTGCATGCTGTGTGTGCTACAGAGACAGAGTTTCCAATGCTAATGCTGCAAGGAGAGCACTACAATTAGCAGCAATAACACCACATCCTCCTGAACCTCCCATTACCACTACTTTGGGTTTGGACGAAACTACAATTGACTCTTATGAGAAGCTTGTGCTGG GCGAGAGTAAGAGGGTGCCAGGACCCAATAATGGAACATGTTGGATATGCTTGGCAGAGTACAACTCCAAAGAGACCATTAGATGCATCCCTGAATGCAAACATTGCTTCCATTCAGATTGCATTGATGAGTGGCTTAGAATGAATTCAACATGCCCAGTTTGCAGGAACACTCCGATTCCATCTCCTTCTCCCCTTCATGATATCATGTCTAGTAGTGCACCTTGA